One segment of Amycolatopsis alba DSM 44262 DNA contains the following:
- a CDS encoding aldehyde dehydrogenase: MITNDRLFIGSEWATPSDPARLDIVSPHDQSVLGRVVQALPADIDRAVAAARTAFDEGPWPRTSPEERIAVLRRLNALREARVDEIAALISAENGSALWFTRAGQPGVGRLAVSYLKAAEEFGWEETLTPSDPAAPFRSIVRREPIGVVAAIIPWNSPFSASLAKVIPALLAGNTVVLKVSPENSLSMSLLADLLAEAGLPAGVISVLPADRETSEYLVKHPGVDKIAFTGSTAAGRRIASLAGAQLKRVSLELGGKSAAVILSDAVLPDVIAGLKFGSLLNNGEACIAQTRILAPRSRYDEIVAGLKEMIESLVVGDPADETTFIGPMVRPGQQQRVRDYIELGIAEGARLVTGGPEIPTGLDKGNYVTPTLFADVDSTMRIAKEEIFGPVLVVIPYDDEDDAVRIANDSEYGLSGGVWSADEEHALAVARRMRTGTVTVNGAPIGFDGPFGGFKASGIGREYGAAGLAQYVELKTVTTGERRGS; encoded by the coding sequence ATGATCACGAACGACAGGCTCTTCATCGGAAGCGAGTGGGCGACGCCGAGCGATCCGGCGCGGCTGGACATCGTGTCCCCGCACGACCAGTCGGTTCTGGGCCGCGTCGTCCAGGCCCTCCCCGCCGACATCGACCGCGCCGTCGCCGCCGCGAGGACCGCGTTCGACGAAGGGCCATGGCCGCGGACCTCGCCGGAGGAGCGGATCGCCGTGCTCCGGCGGCTGAACGCGCTGAGGGAGGCCCGCGTGGACGAGATCGCCGCGCTGATCTCGGCCGAGAACGGCTCGGCCCTCTGGTTCACCCGCGCCGGGCAACCCGGAGTGGGACGTCTGGCCGTCTCGTATCTGAAGGCGGCGGAGGAGTTCGGCTGGGAAGAGACGCTCACGCCTTCGGACCCGGCCGCGCCGTTCCGCTCGATCGTGCGACGGGAGCCGATCGGGGTGGTCGCCGCGATCATCCCGTGGAACTCGCCGTTCTCGGCGTCGCTGGCCAAGGTCATCCCGGCACTGCTCGCGGGGAACACGGTCGTCCTCAAGGTCTCGCCGGAGAACTCGCTCAGCATGAGCCTCCTCGCGGATCTGCTGGCGGAGGCCGGGCTGCCCGCCGGGGTGATCAGCGTGCTTCCCGCGGACCGGGAGACCAGCGAGTACCTGGTGAAGCACCCCGGCGTCGACAAGATCGCGTTCACCGGTTCGACCGCCGCCGGTCGCCGCATCGCGTCGCTGGCCGGTGCACAGCTGAAGCGGGTCAGCCTGGAACTGGGCGGGAAATCCGCGGCCGTGATCCTGTCCGACGCCGTCCTGCCGGACGTGATCGCCGGCTTGAAGTTCGGATCCCTGCTCAACAACGGCGAGGCGTGCATCGCGCAGACGCGGATCCTGGCGCCCCGGAGCCGGTACGACGAGATCGTCGCCGGACTCAAGGAGATGATCGAGTCTCTCGTCGTCGGCGACCCTGCCGACGAGACGACCTTCATCGGCCCGATGGTGCGGCCCGGTCAGCAGCAGCGAGTGCGCGACTACATCGAACTCGGCATCGCCGAAGGCGCGCGGCTGGTCACCGGAGGTCCCGAAATCCCGACGGGCCTGGACAAGGGCAACTACGTCACGCCGACCTTGTTCGCCGACGTCGACAGCACGATGCGCATCGCCAAGGAGGAGATCTTCGGGCCGGTCCTCGTCGTCATTCCCTACGACGACGAGGACGACGCCGTCCGCATCGCCAACGACTCGGAGTACGGGCTCTCCGGCGGTGTCTGGTCCGCCGACGAGGAGCACGCACTCGCGGTCGCGCGGCGGATGCGCACCGGGACCGTCACCGTCAACGGCGCGCCGATCGGCTTCGACGGCCCCTTCGGCGGGTTCAAGGCCAGTGGCATCGGTCGCGAATACGGTGCGGCGGGCCTCGCTCAGTACGTCGAGCTGAAGACCGTCACGACGGGCGAGCGCCGGGGATCTTGA
- a CDS encoding TetR/AcrR family transcriptional regulator, which produces MRADAARNLEAVLKTGALMLARDPSASISAIAAEAGVDRRTVYRRFASREDLLAAIYDSRLTAVEKVVRTARLTETPVPVALHRYVEGIIEVNRAWPVELTRMRAEPSIQDRRNRLTAEVDTFLRRATDEGFLRADIPDGWASRLLIQLLHLASREEMDTPRAADLLVGTFLGGVGVHS; this is translated from the coding sequence ATGAGAGCTGATGCGGCGCGCAATCTCGAAGCCGTCCTGAAGACTGGCGCGCTGATGCTCGCTCGCGACCCGTCGGCGAGCATCAGCGCGATCGCCGCCGAAGCAGGTGTCGACAGGCGCACCGTCTACCGGCGTTTCGCCTCTCGGGAAGACCTCCTGGCGGCCATCTACGACTCCCGGCTGACCGCGGTCGAAAAGGTCGTCCGCACCGCCCGGCTCACCGAGACGCCGGTCCCCGTCGCCTTGCATCGCTACGTCGAAGGCATCATCGAGGTCAACCGCGCCTGGCCGGTCGAGCTGACCCGCATGCGCGCCGAACCGTCCATCCAGGACCGCCGAAACCGGCTCACGGCCGAGGTGGACACGTTCCTCCGGCGCGCCACGGACGAAGGCTTCCTCCGCGCGGACATCCCGGATGGCTGGGCGAGCCGCCTGCTGATCCAGCTCCTCCACCTCGCCTCGCGGGAGGAGATGGACACACCGCGCGCCGCGGACCTGCTCGTCGGCACCTTCCTCGGCGGAGTCGGCGTCCACTCTTGA
- a CDS encoding calcium:proton antiporter — protein MAASRRRFPVSWTTVMPVLAIVVLALSWGRDLGPVPVAIVAVALGGTVLAAVHHAEVVAHRVGEPFGSLVLAIAVTVIEVALIVTMMSSGGPEAGTLARDTVFAAVMITMNGIAGISLMVGARRYGETHFNPEGSGGALATVATLASVTLVLPTFTTSTPGPAFNSTQLTFAAVASLLLYGLFVLTQTVRHRDFFLPVDSEGSVKEEDHAEPPSSKAALTSLGLLLIALVAVVGLAKVESPAIEAGVRAAGFPQSFVGVVIAMLVLLPETLAATRAARRDRMQTSLNLAYGSAIASIGLTIPTIALASIWLDGPLLLGLGATHIVLLALTIAVSVLTVVPGRATRLQGGVHLVLLASFLVLAINP, from the coding sequence ATGGCAGCTTCGCGCAGACGATTCCCCGTGTCCTGGACCACCGTCATGCCGGTCCTCGCCATAGTCGTGCTGGCGCTGAGCTGGGGCCGCGATCTGGGCCCGGTGCCGGTCGCCATCGTCGCGGTCGCCCTCGGCGGGACGGTGCTGGCCGCGGTGCACCACGCCGAGGTCGTCGCGCATCGCGTCGGGGAACCTTTCGGCTCGCTGGTGCTGGCGATCGCGGTCACGGTCATCGAGGTCGCGCTGATCGTCACGATGATGTCCTCCGGCGGCCCCGAAGCCGGGACTCTGGCCAGGGACACGGTGTTCGCCGCGGTGATGATCACCATGAACGGCATCGCGGGCATTTCGCTCATGGTCGGCGCCCGGCGCTACGGCGAAACGCACTTCAACCCGGAAGGCAGCGGCGGCGCACTCGCCACCGTGGCGACACTCGCTTCCGTCACCCTCGTGCTGCCGACGTTCACCACCAGCACCCCCGGCCCTGCCTTCAACAGCACCCAGCTCACCTTCGCCGCCGTCGCCTCACTGCTGCTCTACGGCCTCTTCGTGCTCACCCAGACCGTGCGCCACCGCGACTTCTTCCTTCCGGTCGACAGCGAGGGCTCGGTCAAGGAGGAAGACCACGCCGAACCGCCGAGCAGCAAGGCGGCACTGACCAGTCTCGGCCTGCTGCTGATCGCCCTGGTCGCCGTCGTCGGCCTGGCGAAGGTCGAATCCCCCGCGATCGAAGCAGGTGTCAGGGCGGCGGGCTTCCCGCAGTCGTTCGTCGGCGTCGTGATCGCCATGCTGGTGCTGCTGCCGGAAACCCTGGCCGCGACGCGGGCCGCCCGACGCGACCGGATGCAGACCAGCCTGAACCTCGCCTACGGTTCGGCGATCGCGAGCATCGGGCTCACCATCCCGACCATCGCGCTGGCGTCGATCTGGCTGGACGGACCGCTGCTGCTCGGCCTCGGCGCGACCCACATCGTGTTGCTCGCACTCACGATCGCGGTCAGCGTGCTCACCGTCGTCCCCGGCCGCGCGACCCGGCTGCAGGGCGGCGTCCACCTGGTGCTGCTGGCCTCGTTCCTGGTGCTCGCCATCAACCCGTGA
- the ligA gene encoding NAD-dependent DNA ligase LigA has product MNARDRIQELADQIVVLRDAYYRGSPKVADADYDAIEDELRGLIEANPELTPDPNPLDQVGAPAVLHAPIRHSRPMLSLEKATKPEQVEAFFARFPGQPVVVMPKLDGLSLALVYENGRLARAITRGDGTTGDDVTMLVRALTDGVPDKVDAPGRVEVRGEAVMLRSTFAAYNKVHPDKPLINPRNAAAGTLRAKDPATVAERRLQFFAFDLSTEPDSAETDLDSALRTLGFAAADMRHCADAEAAQAVITTIEQQRNDLDYDLDGAVLRLADRDAYAAAGTRSSSPRGALAFKFAAEEKTTVLADVVWDVGKTGKIAPVAWLEPVFVGGTTVTRATLANQEVIRARGIKIGDTVLVRRAGDVIPFVAGVLDAAKRTGEEREIVPPSVCPSCEEPLTEQGNSRELFCTNVACPAQTVRRLIHWASRAAADIDAIGGVWIERLAEAGILEHPSDFYRLTKETLLEFDRIGDVSATRMIESIDASRAVGLRRALIGLAIPMASEGTAARLCRAGFGSLEAVADAGEEGLVAVEDIGPKVAASLIEHLTRLRPELERLREAGVSLDVRDEDLPPVVAAGAPLEGKTVVVTGSISDPRSGEKVPRPTFQRLCERAGATIASSVSASTDLLITGADVGASKLTKAEKLEVEVVDQGVIWGQLIEAGVV; this is encoded by the coding sequence GTGAACGCTCGGGACCGCATCCAAGAACTCGCCGATCAGATCGTCGTCCTTCGCGACGCCTACTACCGGGGCTCGCCGAAGGTGGCCGACGCCGACTACGACGCGATCGAAGACGAGCTGCGGGGGCTCATCGAGGCCAACCCCGAGCTGACCCCGGACCCGAACCCACTCGACCAGGTCGGCGCGCCCGCCGTCCTGCACGCGCCCATCCGGCACTCGCGCCCGATGTTGTCGCTGGAGAAGGCGACCAAACCCGAGCAGGTCGAGGCGTTCTTCGCCCGCTTCCCCGGACAGCCGGTGGTCGTCATGCCGAAACTGGACGGCCTGTCGCTGGCCCTGGTCTACGAGAACGGGCGGCTCGCCAGGGCGATCACCCGCGGCGACGGGACGACCGGCGACGACGTGACCATGCTGGTGCGGGCGCTGACCGACGGCGTCCCCGACAAGGTCGACGCGCCCGGCCGGGTCGAGGTCCGCGGCGAGGCCGTCATGCTCCGGTCCACTTTCGCCGCGTACAACAAGGTTCACCCGGACAAGCCGCTGATCAACCCGCGCAACGCCGCCGCCGGGACCCTGCGCGCCAAGGATCCGGCCACTGTCGCCGAGCGGCGTCTCCAGTTCTTCGCCTTCGATCTCTCCACGGAACCGGACAGCGCGGAAACCGACCTCGACAGCGCGCTTCGGACGCTCGGGTTCGCCGCGGCCGACATGCGGCACTGTGCGGACGCCGAGGCCGCGCAGGCCGTCATCACGACCATCGAGCAGCAGCGCAACGACCTCGACTACGACCTCGACGGCGCCGTGCTGCGCTTGGCGGATCGTGACGCGTACGCCGCCGCCGGAACGCGGTCCAGCTCACCGCGCGGCGCGCTGGCGTTCAAATTCGCCGCCGAGGAGAAGACCACCGTGCTCGCGGACGTGGTCTGGGATGTCGGCAAGACCGGCAAGATCGCGCCCGTCGCGTGGCTGGAGCCGGTGTTCGTCGGCGGGACCACCGTCACACGGGCGACCTTGGCCAACCAGGAGGTCATCCGCGCCCGCGGTATCAAGATCGGTGACACCGTCCTGGTGCGCCGCGCCGGCGACGTGATCCCGTTCGTGGCCGGCGTGCTCGACGCCGCCAAGCGCACCGGCGAGGAGCGGGAGATCGTGCCGCCCTCGGTGTGCCCGTCGTGCGAAGAGCCGTTGACCGAACAGGGCAACAGCCGGGAACTGTTCTGCACCAACGTCGCCTGCCCCGCCCAGACCGTCCGGCGGCTGATCCACTGGGCTTCGCGGGCGGCCGCGGACATCGACGCGATCGGCGGGGTCTGGATCGAAAGGCTCGCCGAGGCCGGGATTCTCGAGCACCCGTCGGACTTCTACCGGCTCACCAAGGAAACGCTGCTGGAGTTCGACCGCATCGGCGACGTCTCCGCCACCCGCATGATCGAGTCGATCGACGCGAGCCGAGCCGTCGGCCTGCGCCGGGCGCTGATCGGCCTGGCGATCCCGATGGCTTCAGAAGGCACCGCCGCGCGGCTGTGCCGAGCGGGCTTCGGCTCGCTGGAGGCTGTCGCGGACGCGGGTGAAGAGGGTCTCGTCGCCGTGGAGGACATCGGCCCGAAGGTCGCCGCGTCCCTGATCGAACATCTCACCCGGCTGCGTCCCGAACTCGAGCGGCTGCGGGAAGCCGGTGTCTCGCTGGACGTCCGCGACGAGGACCTCCCACCGGTGGTCGCGGCAGGCGCGCCGCTGGAGGGCAAGACAGTTGTGGTCACCGGTTCGATCAGCGACCCCCGTTCTGGCGAGAAGGTGCCGCGCCCGACCTTCCAGCGGTTGTGCGAAAGGGCGGGCGCGACCATCGCGTCCTCTGTCTCGGCGAGCACCGACCTGCTGATCACCGGCGCCGACGTCGGGGCGAGCAAACTCACCAAGGCCGAGAAACTCGAAGTCGAGGTCGTGGACCAAGGCGTCATCTGGGGACAGTTGATCGAAGCAGGCGTCGTTTAG
- a CDS encoding family 2 encapsulin nanocompartment cargo protein terpene cyclase codes for MTEQGALATLLAGPRGLGTSAARLAARLTAVSPAVEETPPPEAPALDPTYAYRPWGDGSAPPLYVPVTERINVPLADEVDRRLIGWAGECGFDEGEREQIGKAGFGRLVMLAHPDCEDPDKLLISAKLNAAWWAADDLYADDTSLGAVPAELPPKLALAMAAMDPVPSLGEFSRDLDETLRSDRVLVALNSGTEYLRRNGTAAQVNRVCYSTFAMFVSWSAYAAWRHSGKYPPAWEYLAARQHDSFYTSMTLIDVLGGYELTSNLYYDPRVREAAIQAGTASVLVNDVHSVAKDLEDESPPCNAVLLIADDRKCSIEEATAITVELHNDVVRDFQAAHEKLSVVPSLELQRFLRGLRGWMGGGFEWHSTSSRYKVVSGKDG; via the coding sequence ATGACGGAACAGGGTGCACTGGCCACGTTGCTGGCCGGGCCACGCGGACTGGGTACGTCCGCCGCCCGGCTGGCGGCACGGTTGACCGCTGTTTCTCCGGCGGTGGAGGAAACTCCGCCGCCGGAGGCACCCGCCCTCGACCCGACATACGCATACCGGCCGTGGGGTGATGGGTCGGCGCCGCCGCTGTACGTCCCCGTCACCGAACGGATCAACGTTCCGCTCGCCGACGAGGTCGACCGGCGGCTGATCGGGTGGGCGGGGGAGTGCGGTTTCGACGAGGGGGAGCGCGAGCAGATCGGGAAGGCGGGCTTCGGCAGGCTGGTCATGCTCGCCCACCCGGACTGCGAAGACCCCGACAAGCTGTTGATCTCCGCGAAGCTCAACGCCGCCTGGTGGGCCGCCGACGACCTCTACGCCGACGACACCTCGCTCGGCGCGGTGCCGGCGGAACTGCCCCCGAAACTCGCGTTGGCGATGGCCGCCATGGACCCGGTGCCGTCGTTGGGCGAATTCAGCCGCGACCTCGACGAAACGTTGCGGAGTGACAGAGTTCTGGTGGCGCTGAACTCCGGAACGGAGTACTTGCGGCGGAACGGGACTGCCGCGCAGGTCAACCGCGTCTGTTATTCGACCTTCGCGATGTTCGTGAGCTGGAGCGCCTACGCGGCCTGGCGCCACAGCGGGAAATACCCGCCGGCCTGGGAGTATCTCGCGGCCCGGCAGCACGACAGTTTCTACACCTCGATGACGTTGATCGACGTCCTCGGTGGCTACGAACTGACGTCGAACCTCTACTACGACCCGCGGGTCCGGGAAGCGGCGATCCAGGCGGGCACGGCGTCCGTGCTCGTCAACGACGTGCACTCGGTCGCCAAGGATCTGGAGGACGAGTCGCCACCGTGCAACGCGGTCCTGCTGATCGCCGACGACCGGAAGTGCTCGATCGAGGAGGCCACGGCGATCACCGTCGAGTTGCACAACGACGTCGTCCGGGACTTCCAAGCGGCGCACGAGAAGCTGAGCGTGGTGCCTTCCCTTGAGCTGCAACGGTTCTTACGCGGGCTGCGGGGATGGATGGGCGGCGGGTTCGAATGGCACTCGACGAGCTCTCGCTACAAGGTCGTGAGTGGTAAGGACGGTTAG
- a CDS encoding geranyl diphosphate 2-C-methyltransferase, with amino-acid sequence MTIARTPAPAKVLRTEYQKSVASYWNKEKDPVNLRLGDVDGLYHHHYGVGEVDWSVLEGPESTRDERIIAEMHRLETAQADVLLDHLGDVKPDDWLLDAGCGRGGSSIMANARFGCHVDGISISEKQVEFANHQADIRGVSDKVGYHFRNMLDTGFETGSRKAIWNNESTMYVDLHELFAEHARQLEFGGRYVTITGCYNDVTGGRSKAVAQIDQHYTCNIHPRSQYFKAMTANDLVPISVVDLTADTIPYWELRAKSSVATGVEKPFLDAYREGSFHYLLIAADRV; translated from the coding sequence GTGACCATCGCCCGTACCCCCGCTCCCGCCAAGGTTCTGCGCACCGAGTACCAGAAGTCGGTGGCGTCGTACTGGAACAAGGAGAAGGATCCGGTCAACCTCCGGCTGGGTGACGTGGACGGGCTGTATCACCACCACTACGGGGTCGGCGAGGTCGACTGGTCCGTACTGGAAGGCCCCGAGAGCACCCGCGACGAGCGGATCATCGCCGAAATGCACCGCCTGGAGACAGCGCAGGCGGACGTCCTGCTCGATCACCTCGGCGACGTCAAACCGGACGACTGGCTCCTCGACGCGGGCTGCGGGCGCGGCGGGTCCAGCATCATGGCCAACGCGCGGTTCGGCTGCCACGTCGACGGGATCTCGATCTCGGAGAAGCAGGTCGAGTTCGCCAATCACCAGGCGGACATCCGGGGCGTCTCCGACAAGGTCGGCTACCACTTCCGCAACATGCTCGACACCGGCTTCGAAACCGGTTCGCGCAAGGCGATCTGGAACAACGAAAGCACCATGTACGTGGACCTCCACGAGCTCTTCGCCGAGCATGCGCGACAGCTGGAGTTCGGCGGCCGCTACGTCACCATCACCGGCTGCTACAACGACGTGACCGGTGGCCGGTCCAAGGCCGTCGCGCAGATCGACCAGCACTACACCTGCAACATCCATCCGCGCAGCCAGTACTTCAAGGCGATGACGGCCAACGACCTGGTGCCGATCTCGGTGGTGGACCTGACGGCCGACACGATCCCGTACTGGGAACTGCGAGCGAAGTCTTCGGTGGCGACAGGGGTCGAAAAACCGTTCCTCGACGCCTATCGCGAAGGCAGCTTCCACTACCTGCTCATCGCGGCGGACCGGGTCTGA
- a CDS encoding family 2B encapsulin nanocompartment shell protein, with translation MTATTPEADRRLSLGPAAARNLATTTKTRPQMQSITPRWLLKMLPWVEATGGTFRVNRRLTYAIGDGRVSFTNVGTEVRVVPQELAELALLRGFDDEDTLTALADRFVQHEYQPGETIVSHGSPLDEVVLVAHGKVAKVAPGEYGAEAAIGSMADGDHFGDEMLAGIDRNWPFTVKAVTPVIVLTLRADDFADLNGRSEALRRHVQDMLAHKGKPQNAKGESEIGMSSGHDGEPLLPGTFVDYEISPREYDLAVAQTALRVHTRVTDLYNGPMDQFDEQLRLTIAALRERQEYDLINNREFGLLHNADLKSRFQTRSGPPTPDDMDELVSRRRKTKFFLAHPRAIAAFGRECTRRSLYPEGTTVDGKVVAAWRGVPLLPCDKIPITENGTSSILAMRTGVDDNGVIGLHQTGLPDEYEPGLNVRFDGISDQAVASYLVSTYYSAAVLVPDALGVLENVEVAR, from the coding sequence ATGACCGCCACGACGCCGGAGGCCGACCGGCGGCTCAGTCTCGGCCCCGCGGCCGCGCGGAACCTGGCGACGACCACCAAAACGCGGCCGCAGATGCAGAGCATCACGCCGCGCTGGCTGCTGAAGATGCTGCCGTGGGTGGAGGCGACCGGTGGCACCTTCCGGGTCAACCGCCGCCTGACCTACGCCATCGGCGACGGGCGGGTGAGCTTCACCAACGTCGGTACCGAGGTCCGGGTCGTCCCGCAGGAACTCGCGGAACTGGCGCTGCTGCGGGGTTTCGACGACGAGGACACGCTCACCGCGCTCGCCGACCGGTTCGTGCAGCATGAATACCAGCCCGGCGAGACCATCGTCAGCCACGGCTCCCCGCTCGACGAGGTCGTGCTGGTCGCGCACGGCAAGGTCGCGAAAGTGGCGCCGGGCGAGTACGGCGCCGAAGCGGCCATCGGCAGCATGGCCGACGGCGACCACTTCGGTGACGAAATGCTCGCCGGCATCGACCGGAACTGGCCGTTCACCGTCAAGGCCGTCACCCCGGTCATCGTGCTGACCCTGCGCGCCGACGACTTCGCCGACCTCAACGGCCGGTCCGAGGCGCTGCGCCGCCACGTGCAGGACATGCTGGCACACAAAGGAAAGCCGCAGAACGCCAAGGGTGAGTCCGAGATCGGGATGTCGTCCGGGCACGACGGTGAGCCGCTGCTGCCGGGCACGTTCGTCGACTACGAGATCTCGCCACGCGAGTACGACCTGGCCGTCGCGCAGACGGCACTGCGGGTGCACACGCGGGTGACCGATCTCTACAACGGGCCGATGGACCAGTTCGACGAGCAGCTCCGGCTGACCATCGCGGCCCTGCGGGAACGGCAGGAATACGACCTGATCAACAACCGCGAGTTCGGACTACTGCACAACGCCGACCTCAAATCGCGGTTCCAGACCCGGTCCGGTCCGCCGACGCCCGACGACATGGACGAACTCGTCAGCCGACGCCGCAAGACGAAGTTCTTCCTCGCCCATCCGCGCGCGATCGCCGCTTTCGGCAGGGAATGCACCCGCCGCAGCCTGTACCCGGAAGGCACCACGGTCGACGGCAAGGTGGTCGCCGCGTGGCGCGGGGTACCGCTCCTGCCCTGCGACAAGATCCCGATCACCGAGAACGGCACCTCGTCGATCCTCGCCATGCGGACCGGCGTGGACGACAACGGCGTGATCGGCCTGCACCAGACCGGCCTGCCCGACGAGTACGAGCCGGGCCTGAACGTGCGCTTCGACGGCATCTCCGATCAGGCCGTCGCCAGCTATCTGGTCAGTACCTACTACTCGGCCGCCGTGCTCGTGCCCGACGCGCTCGGTGTCCTGGAGAACGTCGAGGTCGCGCGTTGA
- a CDS encoding family 2B encapsulin nanocompartment shell protein, producing MTVTESGTSAEGVQGSENPQLSLGRAAARNLATTTKSVPQMQGISSRWLLKMLDWVQVNGGAYRVNRRLNYAVGDGRVTFSKAGTEVSVIPAELGELKPLKGYDDEEVLAELARRFEQQEVAAGDVLVEFGHRADRVYLIAHGKITKTGPGPYGDETALGVVKDGDYFGGQALVADDGIWEFTAKAATACTVLTLTRQDFERVLEQSESLQAQIEQTSQDTGRSNDFGEAEIDISSGHDGEPLLPGTFVDYETSPREYELSVAQTVLRVHSRVSDLYNQPMDQTEQQLRLTIEALRERQEHEMINNTDFGLLHNADFTQRIATRTGPPTPDDFDDLLALVWKEPGFFLAHPRTIAAFSRECSKRGIYPTGADLGGHKVPSWRGVPILPCNKIPVSQTSTSSVLLMRTGEQNQGVVGLRQIGLPDEYEPGLNVRFMGISEQAIISYLVSTYYSAAVLVPDALAVLEAAELGREG from the coding sequence GTGACCGTGACCGAATCGGGCACTTCCGCCGAAGGTGTCCAGGGGTCGGAAAACCCGCAGTTGAGTTTGGGGCGGGCCGCCGCGCGAAACCTGGCGACCACGACTAAATCCGTTCCGCAGATGCAGGGCATTTCGTCCCGCTGGCTGCTGAAGATGCTCGATTGGGTCCAGGTCAACGGTGGCGCCTATCGGGTCAACCGGCGGCTCAATTACGCGGTCGGTGACGGACGGGTGACGTTCTCCAAGGCGGGCACCGAAGTGAGCGTGATCCCGGCGGAACTGGGCGAACTGAAACCGCTCAAGGGATACGACGACGAAGAAGTACTCGCCGAACTCGCCCGCCGCTTCGAACAGCAGGAGGTGGCCGCAGGCGACGTGCTCGTCGAATTCGGGCACCGGGCCGACCGAGTCTACCTCATCGCCCACGGCAAGATCACCAAAACCGGCCCCGGCCCCTATGGTGACGAGACCGCGCTCGGCGTGGTCAAGGACGGTGACTACTTCGGCGGGCAGGCGCTCGTCGCCGATGACGGCATCTGGGAGTTCACCGCCAAGGCGGCCACCGCCTGCACCGTGCTCACCTTGACCCGGCAGGACTTCGAGCGCGTACTCGAACAGTCCGAATCGCTGCAGGCGCAGATCGAGCAGACATCGCAAGACACCGGACGTTCCAACGATTTCGGCGAAGCCGAGATCGACATCTCCTCCGGTCACGACGGCGAGCCGCTGTTGCCGGGCACGTTCGTCGACTACGAGACCTCGCCACGGGAATACGAACTGAGTGTCGCCCAGACCGTGCTGCGGGTCCACAGCCGGGTGTCCGACCTCTACAACCAGCCGATGGACCAGACCGAACAGCAGCTCCGCCTGACCATCGAGGCGCTGCGCGAGCGCCAAGAGCACGAAATGATCAACAACACGGACTTCGGCCTGCTCCACAACGCCGACTTCACCCAGCGCATCGCGACGCGCACCGGACCGCCCACCCCGGACGACTTCGACGACCTGCTCGCCCTGGTGTGGAAGGAACCCGGCTTCTTCCTCGCGCATCCGCGCACGATCGCCGCGTTCAGCCGCGAGTGCAGCAAACGCGGCATCTACCCGACCGGCGCCGACCTCGGCGGCCACAAGGTGCCGTCCTGGCGCGGGGTCCCGATCCTGCCGTGCAACAAGATCCCGGTGAGCCAGACCAGCACCAGTTCCGTACTGCTGATGCGCACCGGCGAGCAGAACCAGGGTGTGGTCGGCCTGCGTCAGATCGGCCTGCCGGACGAGTACGAGCCCGGATTGAACGTCCGCTTCATGGGGATTTCGGAGCAGGCGATCATCTCCTACCTCGTCAGCACGTACTACTCCGCCGCCGTGCTCGTACCGGACGCCCTGGCCGTCCTCGAAGCCGCCGAACTCGGCCGCGAAGGATGA
- the cmtR gene encoding Cd(II)/Pb(II)-sensing metalloregulatory transcriptional regulator CmtR, with amino-acid sequence MLTCETQGAALARLGRALADPNRCRILVALLDGVNYPGQLADQLGLSRSNVSNHLACLRGCGLVVATYEGRQVRYALADAHLARALRELVQVVLAVDTTEACVDDAEVLR; translated from the coding sequence GTGCTGACATGTGAGACTCAGGGTGCCGCGCTCGCCAGGCTGGGCCGTGCCCTCGCCGACCCGAACCGGTGCCGGATCCTGGTCGCCCTTCTCGACGGGGTGAACTATCCGGGCCAACTGGCCGACCAGCTCGGTTTGAGCCGCTCCAACGTGTCCAATCACCTGGCTTGCCTCCGAGGCTGCGGGCTGGTCGTGGCCACCTATGAAGGCAGGCAGGTCCGCTACGCGCTGGCGGACGCGCATCTGGCCCGCGCACTGCGGGAACTGGTTCAGGTCGTGCTCGCGGTCGACACCACCGAGGCCTGTGTGGACGATGCCGAGGTGCTCCGATGA